Proteins from one Microcaecilia unicolor chromosome 2, aMicUni1.1, whole genome shotgun sequence genomic window:
- the GPR78 gene encoding G-protein coupled receptor 78: protein MDLAEVLLTIFLVLVLIVSLLSNLLVLLCFVYSTELRKQVPGIFLVNLSLCNLLLTVLNMPSTLLGILKNQQPFGDCICKAVGFLETFLTSNAMLSMAALSIDKWIAVVFPLSYTSKMRCKDAVIMVGYSWIHSLTFPMVSLFLSWIDYSNVYASCTLHLKEESERRKYTVFTIVFHAASFMLSLVILCFTYLKVLKVARFHCKRIDIITMQTLVLLVDIHPSVKQRCLSEQKRRRQRATKKISIFIGSFVVCFAPYIITRLIELIPFMTINCTWGIVSKCLTYSKAALDPFVYCLLRQQYKKVLLDIVNKISKRDLYPSSGYNSSLDTENDYCLHRAN, encoded by the exons ATGGACTTGGCGGAAGTTCTGTTGACGATTTTTCTGGTCCTGGTGCTCATCGTCTCCCTGTTGTCGAACTTACTAGTGCTGCTATGTTTCGTTTACAGTACCGAGCTTCGCAAACAGGTCCCTGGGATATTCCTGGTGAACTTATCTCTTTGCAACCTGCTACTGACTGTCTTAAACATGCCTTCTACCTTACTGGGAATCCTGAAAAATCAGCAGCCCTTCGGTGACTGCATTTGCAAAGCTGTGGGCTTCTTGGAAACTTTTTTGACTTCTAATGCCATGCTAAGCATGGCAGCTCTTAGTATAGATAAATGGATTGCCGTCGTGTTTCCATTAAGTTACACTAGCAAGATGAGGTGTAAGGATGCTGTGATTATGGTGGGCTACTCGTGGATTCATTCCCTTACCTTCCCCATGGTCTCTTTGTTTTTATCTTGGATAGATTACAGCAACGTTTATGCTTCTTGTACTTTACATCTGAAAGAAGAATCCGAGAGGAGAAAATATACAGTATTTACCATCGTTTTTCATGCAGCCAGTTTCATGCTCTCCCTGGTTATATTGTGTTTCACCTATTTAAAGGTTTTAAAGGTAGCACGATTCCACTGCAAGAGAATAGATATCATTACAATGCAAACACTAGTTTTGCTGGTTGATATCCATCCCAG TGTGAAGCAGCGCTGCCTCAGTGAACAAAAAAGGAGACGGCAGCGAGCTACAAAGAAAATCAGTATTTTTATAGGATCTTTCGTGGTCTGCTTTGCTCCTTATATCATCACCAG gTTGATAGAGCTCATTCCTTTTATGACAATAAACTGTACCTGGGGGATTGTAAGCAAGTGCCTCACTTACAGTAAGGCTGCATTGGATCCATTTGTGTATTGCCTTCTACGTCAACAGTACAAGAAAGTTCTGCTCGACATTGTGAATAAGATATCCAAAAGAGATTTGTATCCTTCCTCTGGCTACAACAGTTCTCTTGATACAGAAAATGATTATTGCCTCCACAGAGCAAACTGA